Below is a window of Candidatus Latescibacterota bacterium DNA.
AGCAAACGGCAGGACCATTATATATGTCCAGGCGATGAAGAAACGTATCGTCCTGTTCCCGAAGATAAACCCAAAAAACGAATAAGATAGAACGGTAAGAGCGATAAGGATCCTTATTGCAGTAGCGAATCCGTAAATAAATCTGACGGCAGGACCACTCTGGGTCACGAGGGCTGAAGTGTGAATCGGGAAAATCATCCTTACCAGGTAGTTGATAACATTCTTGGCGGCATAGAACAGGAATTTCACCGGTCCCGGATTTGTGGTATACAGGGCCGGGGTGTGATGAAAGACCGAGGCCTTGATAATCAGCGCGGCGACCGCGATCACAAGAAGTACCGTGAAATCAGCGCGGAACACTCGCGCGCCTGTCTCTTTCCGGAAAAAGAAGTTGAACGCTATGAAAGCGCCGAGGATGGAAAAGCTGGTGCTTCTTGTAAAGATCGAGGCCAGGAAGAAGACGAGCGCAAGAAAGAACGAGGGAGACAAAAGGCGTCCGCTATGTTTCAGGCCGTTTCTGAAGTAGAAGAGCATCGTCAGCAGGGTCAGAGCGGTGATGACCAGGTCTTCCAGTCCGGAGGCGATCATGATAGATTTTCCATAGCTTCCCACGGTACAGGCGAATAGCAGCCCGGAAAGAAAAGAGACGACCCTGTCATGCAGGAGTGTCTGGACCAGCAGATAAACGAGAAAAGAATTCAGGGCGTGGAGAAAGATATTAAAGATGAAATATCCCGTAGCGTTGAAGAAAAAACATTTAAACAGGAAATAGTGAATGGCATATACGAGAGGCTGGAATTTGAACGGCGCCTCGCTCTCGAAGGCCGCGCCAGTGTCGGTCATCATCCGAAGACTGTTTTCAAGGGATACGAAGTCGTAACTGTTCCAGAACCCGTTATCGAGCGACAGGCCGAAGAACAGAAAACATATAATGCAGAAGGCTGCAAGCGCGAGTATGTTTTTCCAAGGCATTCAACGCCCCTCAGGAAAATCCGACCCCAACGACCCGATCCAGATTAGATGGGGATATACTACCACGTAATGCGGCAGAAAGTGAATATAAAACATCAAATGATATGGTGGGGATGGCGGGAAGGCGGTCGGGGGCAGGCACTCCCCCGACCGTTTCTTCAATTAAAGAAAATTTACTGATCAACCTTCAAGGAACAGCTGGGCCAGAATCTTCGAATCGGCGACCATTCCCGCAACAGTCGTATATTCGTTCGGCTGATGGCAAGTGTCCTGGATCGTCGACCAGACGACCGCGTTGAAGCCGGCACGCCTGAATATGGCGGCAACTGTACCGCCGCCGATGCCCATCGGCTTGGCCTTGAGCCCATGCACATTCTCAATAGCTTTTGCCAGAGCTGCTACGACGGGGGCGTCTACCGGAGTAGCCGGCGCGGCCTCTTCCTTCTGGGGCGATGTCGCGGCGATCTTGACACCAAATTCTTTCTCGACACCGTCGGCGATCTTCCTGATGGCAGCATCGACGTCATCCAGAGCGATTCCCGGCAGCACTCTCATATCAAGATAGAAGACGTCGTCGCCGGGGATAGTGTTTATGTTCGGAACGTTAGCTTCTTTTTTGGTCGCTTCGAAGGTGCTGATCGGCGGATCGAAGACTTCGTCGCGTTTGTCAAAGATGTTATAAAGTTCGTGCAGTCGGGTAATCAGGTGGGCCGCCGCGTAGTGCGCGTTTACACCCGCCTCCGGGGTAGAGCCGTGGCACTGCTTGCCGGTAGTCTCGATCTTGAGCCAGTATATCGATTTCTCGGCCACTTCGATCATTGCTCCGTCGGGCTCTCCGGCATCGGGAACGATGATATAATCATCTTTGCCGATGAGAGCGCATTCCTTGAGAAGATGAGTGATCCCGAAATCACTTCCTGTCTCTTCGTCGGAAACGAGGACTACACCGACATCATATGGAAGTTCCAGCCCCGCTTCTTTTATCGCCTTCAGGGCGAATACGGGGATGACTATACCGTGCTGATTGTCTTCTGTGCCGCGCCCGATCAGGTTTCCGTCTCTGACTATGACCTCGTAGGGGTCGGTCTCCCATTTACTGAGATCTCCGGGAGGGACGATATCAATATGGCCCATCACCCAGATCTTTTTCTTGTCCGATTTACCCTTCATAACGGCCGTGATATTCGGGCGGACCCCCGATGGCACCCTGTCGTCCGGAGCGTCGTAGTGCTCGACGGCGTCGAATCCGACATTGTCTGCCAGGTATTTTTCAATATATTCAGCTTTTTTCGATTCGCCTTCTCCGTCGTTGTCGGGCCCCAGGGCCGGAATGGCAGTCATTCCCGTCTGAAATTCGATCATCGCGTCACTGTATCCATCGATCAACCCGAATACCTTGTCAAGCGCATCTGAAGCCATTTTGTCTCCTTCTGTTATTGATGACCGGTAGTGAAACTGACAAAAGATGATAATCACCGGGATAATCAAGGGTCAAGCTGTTTCTCCCGGCACGGGGTGTGCCTGGGGCTGCCATGCAATTCTCTGTTGACTTCAGGATGGCGAACTGCTGTAATGCACCAAGGGAATAGGACTAACAGGTTAGACATCGGGATAATCGTCCGCGAATGAAAGAAACCAGCCAAAATAAACCAGGAACCGGCAAGCAGAAAAAACCGGCCAACCGGGACAGGTCTGTGAATACGGGAAAGTCGGATGACGGCATCCTTGGGCTTGAGA
It encodes the following:
- a CDS encoding M20 family metallo-hydrolase, with the translated sequence MASDALDKVFGLIDGYSDAMIEFQTGMTAIPALGPDNDGEGESKKAEYIEKYLADNVGFDAVEHYDAPDDRVPSGVRPNITAVMKGKSDKKKIWVMGHIDIVPPGDLSKWETDPYEVIVRDGNLIGRGTEDNQHGIVIPVFALKAIKEAGLELPYDVGVVLVSDEETGSDFGITHLLKECALIGKDDYIIVPDAGEPDGAMIEVAEKSIYWLKIETTGKQCHGSTPEAGVNAHYAAAHLITRLHELYNIFDKRDEVFDPPISTFEATKKEANVPNINTIPGDDVFYLDMRVLPGIALDDVDAAIRKIADGVEKEFGVKIAATSPQKEEAAPATPVDAPVVAALAKAIENVHGLKAKPMGIGGGTVAAIFRRAGFNAVVWSTIQDTCHQPNEYTTVAGMVADSKILAQLFLEG